The nucleotide sequence tcactttgaaaaTAACCTCAAAAATTGTACGATGTAATActtgttatgtaaatgtaaataaattgtttacTCACTCACAAAATTAACAATATAACAAAagtttataaacatttttatcattaagTATCATCATTTCTACGCTTTACAAAATATGACGTCACACACGCTTCATGGGAGTGCAACAAAAATATTAACATCAATGATGAATAAAGTACAAAACATGTCCAAAAAGACCTCTTGATTTCGGCATGTAttccatgcatacatatacaatatataattaaattgaAAGTTTGTCTCtacactttatgtaaacattcTAATAAACTTATACCTGAACTAGGGTCTACATAAATGTAACTTATATATACAGCAGCTTTTCGTAGTTTCATCATTTggatttatttacaaaaagtaaCAAACTTCAAAATTCACagttatttcataatttaataCTTAACATTAGTACCACCAGTCATCCAATTGGGGATActctttttaagttttagtggcAACGTATTTTCAATATTTCGTTGTGACTATTTATAACTTGAAGGTAAGGCATCTTAACATATTTAAAACATTGGTTTCTGAAAGTTAGAAACCTGCTTCATGCATTTGTAAGTATAAGCCACATAGTTATcacacacatgcactgtgtTGTTATAATATTCCATTCAATAATACACATCACGTGACATTAACTTCGCGTCGTAATCGTAATGTGTACAACATATGTTTATCACCACGAATGATGTTGAGTTATTGAAAATGTCTTAATATCTGTATGTACATTCGTTTAATTTGTGTTTGATAGATAATTTTAAATGaggtatttacaaattaaaactgaaaactCAGTTATGATCGACCCACACAACGCCTATGTTACACATCACCTTTCTATGAATGAGTAACAGTTGTCttttaagtttattttgtaCCTTATTATTTTGAAGATCGGTAAAGATCTGGTTTCACTTTAAAATTGACAATGTTAAGTGCCCCGGTTTTGGAGAATTGCATCATCTtgcatttgtatataatttatacatCTTTTGCATTGAAAGGTTAAGCAATGACAATGCTGTACAGTCTTTCTGACATTATTAACTGTATGACTGAAATTAACCAGTTCTCGTCTTGGTTAGCTGACCTTGAAATTTATTTCGCTAGTAAATTGTTCTTTAACTCATCTCTGGCTCTTGACAGACAACCATACGGAAATTAATTGTCGATCAGAAAAATCCATGATtccagtgttttttgttttatgtcctattttgttaaaatttaaaCCAATCACTATCCGAGACATTGCAGGAAAGTGTTACATCCTCAGAATGATATACCTTCATCTATTTTATCGATCCATCCATCGTCCGTTTACTCAACATCCTGGTTGTCGGTGGAAAGATCTCCACTGTACGAGTGAAATGGAATGTTACAGTATCAGTCCAGGTTCTTTTCCATCTTTTTCTCATAGATACAACAGTTCTCACGTGACTAATACACTTGATGAATATTTTGGCTTTGTGTACCAAGCATTTTGATATCTCGTGAACAATGAAGATTGCTGACATGACCGCTATACTATCATAAAGAATCATCAGCCAATTATCTTCGCGTTTAATATCAAACATTGTTTTTGGTACCAAATTGTAGAAACAGTAGGATGAAGTTAAAGATTGTGTGCTTTACTTGTTAAAAAATTGGCACTGAGTAACTTTATATATTGTCATTGTCGCATGAGAACTTTGTCATGGTtaagtgaaaaaaaagtattttgtttgttcATCAACGTATTGGGTAGTCGAAACATTCATTAAAATGTCATGGTCACAAGAGAGCAATTGTAAATGGTTCCATAATGAGAAACGTTCAACATCCCATGCCGTGGTCATGGTGTTCTTACGCTTCCCCTCAAAGGGGACAGCGGAGACAGGAAAAGTTTGTACCATCCATCAACGGCTCCCTGGTTGAAGTTAATAGTATCTAACCAGATGAGAGCTTCCCCTATCAAGGTGTTCCGGCCAAAGCGCCCTCCATCAGCCCACAGCATAATCTAGAACAACAACGATAAAGCAGACAATATAAAATGCAATCTGTTGAAAATTAGGGTCACTCTTTTGACATTAAAGATGATGagaatgatttttttctttgagATCTTACTGTTTTGTTATAATATAGCTCGCGTGTGTTGTCAGTTTATTTGTTTGATGACTATTGATACATTGCTTGTATGAGTTAAGGAGTAGTTAACTACTACTAAGTGCAACTTTCTAATGATATAGATTAAACTTGATCAGGAAAAAGTATAATCTTCTTGTAAATAATGTACGTATAAACCATTTATCCTAATCGTAACATAGTCAGTAGATAGCCCATACCTGTAATGCCAACCCTTTCACATTTGCGTTgtattgaaatgtttcattAAAGGTGGGCTCCAGATCATGTCTGCAGATTCTAGTCTTCTTCTTAGATATCCGTTTGTGACCAACTATCATATAGGCTTTCACATATAGGTCTGTAGTTGACAGAACACAATTTATGTTGTTATCAGCTTTTCACATGAGGCAAAATAAAACGAAATGACTATTTTGTTTCCGAtgacatgacttcagaaaatagggtaggtaggaaTTTTATTGTATGttacttcatttttttaaaagtacaatgtacttcGCCCTCAAAACAAGACACTCGACGGTCACAATACTTCGGTGATAGTAAAATTTGatgaagtaaatgaagacaattataataaGTGGACGAACACAATGAGCAGACTACTGTTATAGTCTAGAAACATCTTGTTTCTCTCTGGAGtacgatttttttaaaaagtgaccacagatgtCAGAGACAAAGGCACGAGGGTGTACATGGAGACTTGGAAATAGAGGTacattgttaccattttaccttttgcatgccaaaaatgtttagggtcaagGGCCTAAACAAGGGTTTGTCGGGTTATCGGTTTGTATGTAATCTATAGAACATAACATATAGTACTGTTGTAAGAGAAGGCTTTATATTTGATTACTCTATAACATGAGCTGAACACTTCTAAAATAGACATCAATTTTATGGCACCAATTGTATAGCCAAAGAGGTCATTTACCTGGGAGGTGATCCGTAACTTTGAATTTGTATGTTATCTTTCGTGCTTGTACAATTTGGACGTGCAAATTCGTATCTCCCTCATGTCGTGTATCTTTCCTTAACACCAACTTGATCTCACCAGTCATTTCGGCATTAGCTGTTTGGTGAAGCCATGTCAAATGTGagggaaaaaaagaaaatcacatAAGGCACTTTTCTAACAAACCTTTCAGATTTTACTGAAACCTAtaaatctatttttaaaaattatcattttcaataAGGCGGACGTGACGTCAACGGGCGCAAATATCAAAGTTTATTGACCTTAAGTTGATTCCTGATAGTTTAAATATTTTACTTATCATTTCTCTTTCACTTGTACAGCAGACATTTAACCCCAAACTGTGACGTTAGAGGGCGCGATGTTGGGATGTTCAAGGTGGAATTCCGTTTGTTGCCAACTTATCAATATTTAAATGTTTGCAACGAGAAAGTAATCCTCAATGTATAGATTATCACCAAAGgcatttcaaaaattcaaaaaatattttgcttttTTTGATTACCCACGTTAAACAATTACCAAGACAGTTACATCAACACATTCAAGTGCTATACTGAAATGGTTCCCTAATTGGAAAATGTAAAACCCTTCAAGAATTTGCGCCTGATTTCTAGCCGAAGCTTCAAGTTAATAAAGTAAACGACCGCTAGCAAAATGCCTGGGTGGTAAAGGAAAGGCGAGCGCCAAAAATTCACATACGACAGGATTCTAGGCTATAAATCTGTCAGAACTCGGAAATATTATGACGTGTTTAAAACTGTACAACACAGCATAATATAGTTTAATAGTTGTGACATGCAGACTCGTCTTTCTATACAGATACTAAtatgtcaatgtacatgttaGTAAGACATATAAAGTACAGTACATCATTAAAGTAGAAAGTGGAAGAAGCATAGATTAAAGCAAACATACTGACACAACACACTTCCAGTGCACATGCGCATGCTGATGGACGTGAGGAAAATGGACTGAATAACGAGGTGCTACATCTAAAGCTTTCCCGGTTACCATGGAAAGGAAATGGATTACCTTTTTTCAAAAAGGCGGTCTTACATTGTCCTGGTAGTGATAGTGGTACAATGACGGTTGTACGGGTTATATATAGTTATCAGATAGTATATAAGGGAAAGGCGACATCCAAAATGGCGGTAGTAATGAAGGGATGaaataaaatggaaaaatatttaaaagagaaaaatacatttatcatattcAATTTGTCGTTTTGGCATAACATAAATATCAGTATTTCTTTCGAATTGCTTCATTGAGCGAAGAACAATATGAAACTCAAGAGGTAAAATAGTACTGCTAAAAGCTACAGTGCAATAAATATCTCTACgggaaggtcaaaggttagtaTGGAACTAAGGAAACTATAAAATATGCAGGCCAAGGTGCAATCAAATATTCGTTTTGTCCACTCAACATTCCTTACTATGTATTAGATTTGAATTCTGTTCTATTTCCTTGCATTCAAAGTGATTATGATTTGTTCTTGGAGGCCGCGTCCTACTGTGACGCGTTACTAAATCGTATGTACATCTCTGGGTAGCAAATAGTATATTAAATGTTATAACATGATGCCGTTCTACACATCATGTGTAATTATAAAGGAAATTTAAATCATAAACTCATTACATTTGCCATTGAATCTTTGCTATCAAGCCATTAATGAAATCATAAGTAAGAAGCAGAACACGTGTGTTACTATTCCTACCAAAACCAAGCACATTACCTTTCACATCCACAATTTCCACCTCCACCGTACCCCTCCCCgtctatacacacacacacacacacacacacacacacacccatacaccacacgcatacatacatacatacatacatacatacatacatacatacatttaattttcgTTCGTATCTACTGATTGGTAGCTTACTTGGCATTTCGGGGTCAATGACTTGCCCAGGTCCAAGGTCCCCAAGTAACATACGGGTATACATCGCTGCCTTATGATTCATATTGAGTTCGTGGCCATCGGGAGGTTGTCGGATTATCCATGGCGTATCACTACAATATTAGATGAGgaaaaatgttagttttattCCAGATGTAATTTGACACGATTCTCATCAGAAATCTTACATTGGGATAGCTTTTGTCAGATATATCTGTTCGTTACTTTCAACTAATTGTGTATTGTCGTGTGCATGGATATGTATACCAACTGATGGACAATAAAAGTACCAGTGCATAAAATACACGTCTAATAGTAAAACCGATTGACTGAGTACTAAAGTAAACAAGAATGCAATAGTCTGAATTCTTagtgttgaaataaaataatgctAGGTGAACTCAACTCACCCATGCCCACTTCGTTGTGCATCCATTCCTTCAGCTCCACTGTCTTCCATAAAAGCACTTCGCCCTTGGGGGAAAACACACCATATTTCAGTACAAAGTTCCTTGCGACAGTTAATACTCTGGGAATACGTTAGGGTAAGCTAAGTAATGATATGCTGCGTTATTGTCGTCTGTTACTAATGTTACAATTACATCTTTGTTTTAACGATTCATACGTATCAGTCTTTTTAATCGTAGAATGCTCTAATTTtgttaatggggggggggtattgatACTCACTTTTGGAAGGGGTGTCACTAGGTAACGAGTGAATAGACCCCTCTTTGAGTTTTTCTGTTTTCAGAAATTCTTCTGTTCCCATTGAGCTTGATTTTGGTCTTTCATGTGAGCTGCGGTGATGACTTCGGTGGTGGCTGCAATTAATGCATGGAGAACAACATTTGTCAGTAGCCGGAATGCTAGACAAATTCCAAAATGGTATACAAATGAACGTACATGTAAATAGGTGCAAGAGTTTTGCGTCATATCGCTTCCTCCTTACCTTGAAGAACGCCTAGAGCTGTGAGAAGACTGCTGGATGTGAGTTGTGTCCGTGCTAACACTAACACTTGGATCATACCCATAATAATCATGTATTGCTTCCGAAGGGATGGGCGGTAATGGCGGCATGTGGTAACTGTCTGCATGACCATAATTCACTAGTAACAGAAAATAGGCGACAATATGTCAAGTGAATGCACACACTCTACTCCACAGTGTATACAATTTGTACTGTTCAAGTGCATGTTCAAATTCATCTACTCTCATAAACCAACTATATACAATTCATGGTATTCTGTGTTTTTATTCTAAATATCAGACATTCGTATCATCGGATAGGACACTTTCTCTTGGTTTTCTGACGTGCTCAGTAGTTGTGTACTGAAACAACTACATCAATTATTGGTGGCTACTCAGAAGTGCGAAATTCAAAcgagattttctattacacagggtcagatgtgggaaggcggatCATGATcgcccagaacaaaacaaacgacacaaaacgatggaaatagaggtacaTAAAGACATATAGCAgctttcactacatcagatttaatcagattgggctgTGTTGAGATCTGGCCATGATTTGTGATCCTGCCAAACTGTTGTCTTCTTACTGTCCCGGTTAGTAATTCGTCTCTCCTTATTTCCCTTTTTGCAATACCTTAAGTTCATACAGCTGCATAATACGAGATAAAATGTActtatatttgattatttgtatATGATATTTCAATGAGTGAAACTATGTATATTCTCTCGGTTCAATCTAATACTACATTATTGTGGATGGATGACTTACTTGAGGGCGCTCTCGATTCTGTCGTTGAGTAACGCAAAGATGAAGGCGAGCTGGtgattgtgtctgtctgttctcTCCTACTGGCACGGATTGGTGACTCTCTGGACTGTGGCCGCTCTCTGCTACTGGGTCTACTGGACCTAGGTGTGCTCACACTACTACTGTCCGTAGTGTCGCTGGAACCGTAGTATGCCTACAGTAAGAAGTCATCACATTCATAAGTTTGTTGCCacgaaatacataaatattttaagGATACCAACAAACGAGATTAAACTTATCATCGTTTTGTCAATCGTTGGAGTATataaatgcatatatacatcatttatATCGCTGCAATGTATACAGTTTTATTACCTCAGTTACTTAACCTTCAAATATATGGTTTTTGCTTTGTATACGAGTGAAGACGTGTTATATTAAGCACTAACGGTTCTGCTAAGCTAAGATTGCTTTCCCTCCCTCCCACTCCCTTCCCCCTGTCActgtttgtctttctttctttctttctttctttctttctttctttctttctttctttctgtctgtctgtctgtctgtctgtctgtctatgtgtctgtctgtctgtctgtctcatcaCCGACGCTAGATGGAATTAAACAAACAACACTACATCACGTGTGACAACTGAACCAACCTTTCTCCTTATTCTGCTTGTTCTAGCAAGATGTTCAATTGATGGGGTTGTATCACCGGCGGATAGTGTTCTCCTGATAGGAATAGATGCGGACAAATCTACGCTACTGGTTTCAGTTCCATCGCTGATATAACTTTTACGCTGCTGAAGGGGGCTGTCTGTATAGCTTCTATTCGTTTCCTGACTTAGAGCTATGTTCATACAAAAATATAGCAACTTGGTGAACAAattatttatgtaaaacatCAAATTCCCATGTATGACTTCAGACAAACATTTTGGTCCCTATAGGATATCGATAGATTCGGacaactatatatgtatatgattacGCTACAGGTTGTATGTGCAATTTATACTATGACAGTTCAAACTTAACTACTGATCATGAGTGAATCCGAGgactaaaatatatttatgcTACGATCATACTACTGTGAGGAAAACCAAAATGATGATAATTTTAAAGGAAACAAAGAAGGCTGTCGTAATTGCAAATCGGAGTGAATGATGAAGGGAAAGAAATATGATGTATAGCAAAATAAAGATAAAGCGGTGGATTAAAAGaggatatatttacatataactcCTACATATGGATAGACAACTATGGCTACACTAATAGCTTGATTTGGGTGTATTGTATTCACCTGGTTGTAGCTGCCTGACTACTTCTTCAGCGGCAGCAAGGGCTGCATGAGCAGCATCACGAGGTTCATCTGGTGAATATGTTTTCCGTGTGGTTGCCGTTGATGGCGTGCGCATCAAAGAACTTGATGGGGTTGTGGGAATAACGGCATTTGAAATAATACTCTTTGTCATTGCTTCACTTATTGACGTTGTTGAAGGTCGATCATAATCCGTTTTACTGTCAGTTCTTACTACGTTAGTGGTTGCCATGGCTACATGATCTAAACAAGACGAAAGACACCAGGGTGTGctattatacattttgtactggCATCTTGCAAAGCTAGGACACCACTCTTTCAAATGACTGAGATTCTACAAATGATTCATGTTTCGTGAACtaatattataatgttttgtcGTATTACGTATTAATCACGAAATAGAATGGCTATGACTAAGAGAGAGTGCTAGGTTAGAAGTGAAAAGGGTTTCAATTTCCCATGCAACTTTCCTTTTTGAAGATGCGATTAGTTCACTCAACATGCCCAGTATTGAGTTGTTTACAACGAGATACCTCacaatgcatgatgggaaaaCATTCACGATAGATCACGTGCAAGCAACAATTCAACGCAAACAGTGAACGTCATCGTGAACGGGGAGGGGGTGGGTATGGGATTGAGTTTACAATTTCCAAGCACCAGACAGACACAGttataatttgttatcatcTCAGTCCATCTTTCCTTTTCACAATGTGTCTCTTCTGGCAACGGCTACAACATGAGGGACATGCAACTACAGTCCTTCATCTACTACAACGCAGCGGTTGGGGTCACCAGGTCAAATTATCTTCTTTgctgttttgtaaaaaaaagtgttaACATAACATCGGTCTTTTTTGCGTGAACATGACGTCACTAGAGGGCGTAGTTACCTGTACAATTCTTGGCGAGGTGTCTGTGCTAAAATGCTGCATGGTTgcatcaaaatatacaattgtgAAAATGATTACTGATGAAGGAAAGCAACAAACAACAAgcgaacaacaacaacaacaacaacaacaattacaaCGCATACACTGAAAACTACAAGTATGTATATGTTAAGAAATTGAATATTTCTCAGAaagagtgtacatgtactgacaaAGGAAAAGCAGAAAAAGCGGTGAGTTGGAAAGATGATGGGGGACTATTGGGTTAACTATGTTAATTAACTAATCGGAATTGTCCAATTAATGACAGTAGTTCTAGATCTACTCTAATTTATCCGTGATTCTAGCTCTAACATTCAACATGATCTACTAACATTCCACTAATAATGCCCTGGAACGGTGTCAAGCAATAACGtgataaatattgacagataaAAAGACATGCCTGTTTGGAATATTTGTCACAGATGTGGGGATAATAGTGCAATGGGTTTATAAACtaggaaatatacaaaaattagCATCTCTCGAAAATATTTCCTCGGATAAAATTCGTCTATTTCTTACTTATAGTTCAGAAACGTAAAGATACACTAGCAATCGCCTTAGACAATACTAGCCATGCGCACAGCCGCTTTTCTGGGTTTTAACTTTTATTACAGCATATTCACCATGCAACTTACTTTAACATGCACATTCAGTACATGTTTCACTTATGACTCATACATACCATTATGATTGCATAGCAAAGCTCTTTATTTATGGCAAAAATATCAAGTACCTTCCTTCCAAAATGACGATGGCATGTGGGGGCGCTGTGGTTTCACGGACGGAGCACCGTAACGATGACTTGCATTCCTTGCGTTATCGTCACTCTCAGTTCGTGATAGCTGTGTCAATGAACGCGATTTTTCAGCGCTTCTGCTTCTGCGATCTCTTTCCCTCGGGGGATCATCCATGACGTCTTGGTGACTCCGGCATTTTTGTAATACTAGGGCCGGAGATTTTGGTCGTTGTCTTGACCTTATTGGTGATAAAGTTTTAGGCTTGTGAAGCTGAGCACTGTTATTTTCGTCGTGTTCATGTAGTTTAAACCAACGTGGTTTGTTGTCGAGATATTCGCTGTCAGTGAGGTCTATTAAAACCTGAAAAAGGACAATTATGATCAGCCTTGTCACAATAGCAGATATTTGGTTCAGATCCCTCAAGGTCTcttctcacacacacacacacacacacacacacacacacacacacacacacacacacacacacacacacacacacatacatacatacatacatacatacatacatacatacatatgtattcaaGTCTGCatgtgcgcgcacacacacacacacacacacatacacacacacacacacacacacacacacacacacgcataccaCAGTATACTTACCTCTCCCATGAAGTCATTTGGCGAAAATCTGTCATAGTCCCATACTGTGAATTCGATGCTTCTTCTCTGTAAATCGGCTGGATTGATATTTCTGTAGAATACTACTTGTTCCCACTGGGGATTTAGCGTTCTTGCAATGTATTTTGTTCTGCGCTTGTTTTCGGCACTATAGTGAAAagaacaatatacatttgtcttagtattcat is from Glandiceps talaboti chromosome 1, keGlaTala1.1, whole genome shotgun sequence and encodes:
- the LOC144433052 gene encoding regulating synaptic membrane exocytosis protein 4-like, yielding MTGEIKLVLRKDTRHEGDTNLHVQIVQARKITYKFKVTDHLPDLYVKAYMIVGHKRISKKKTRICRHDLEPTFNETFQYNANVKGLALQIMLWADGGRFGRNTLIGEALIWLDTINFNQGAVDGWYKLFLSPLSPLRGSVRTP
- the LOC144433061 gene encoding uncharacterized protein LOC144433061, whose product is MPPLPPIPSEAIHDYYGYDPSVSVSTDTTHIQQSSHSSRRSSSHHRSHHRSSHERPKSSSMGTEEFLKTEKLKEGSIHSLPSDTPSKRRSAFMEDSGAEGMDAQRSGHGDTPWIIRQPPDGHELNMNHKAAMYTRMLLGDLGPGQVIDPEMPILNTS